Part of the Flagellimonas eckloniae genome, TAATTGAATTGTAGAACTGGTTGAAGTGCTGTAACCAACTGAAGACTTAGTATGGTAATGGCAAAACCAATACAATTGACAATAGTCAATGCAGTACCCTTAATTTCTACAGGGGCATTTTGGGCAACCAGGGTGGAAAAGAGCGGGGAATCTGCAACAACAACCATACCCCAAAAAACTAGGAAACCAAGAAATACGACTTCAGAAGAAACTATAAAAAATAGAGGTGATGCAAAGCAACAAATTCCCGATAGCAATAATATGGTAGCCGCTGTTTTTTTTACTCCTATTTTCTGGGAAACATATCCTCCAAGTACACAGGCCAAACCTCCCAAAGCAATAATTATAAATGATAAAATCGGGATGTTTAGTCCCATACGTCCATGGGTAAGGGCATGGGTTTGAAGCATTACTGGGACAAAGGCCCAAAAAACATATAATTCCCACATATGGCCAAAATACCCTAATGCTGCGGCCTTGAAACTTGGTTTTTTGAAGATAGTAAAACAGGCTGTAAAGTTTAGATGCGCGCTGGCTTTTCTATAGGGACCATTAGGTACTAGGATTACAATCAATACACCGCCTAATACAGCAAGGGTAGAAGTTGTCAACAAAACGGATTGCCATGAAAAAATGGTTGTGAACCCTTTTAAGAGA contains:
- a CDS encoding MFS transporter; protein product: MNPPKHILPSIVIAQFFCTSLWFAGNGVMVDLIINFGLKPNALGHLTSAVQFGFIAGTLLFAVFTLTDRYSPSKVFLVSALLGALCNAGVIWQGNTLISILGLRFLTGFFLAGIYPVGMKIAADYYDKGLGKSLSYLVGALVVGTALPHLLKGFTTIFSWQSVLLTTSTLAVLGGVLIVILVPNGPYRKASAHLNFTACFTIFKKPSFKAAALGYFGHMWELYVFWAFVPVMLQTHALTHGRMGLNIPILSFIIIALGGLACVLGGYVSQKIGVKKTAATILLLSGICCFASPLFFIVSSEVVFLGFLVFWGMVVVADSPLFSTLVAQNAPVEIKGTALTIVNCIGFAITILSLQLVTALQPVLQFNYLYLILTIGPVLGLLGLFRK